One genomic segment of Lodderomyces beijingensis strain CBS 14171 genome assembly, chromosome: 6 includes these proteins:
- a CDS encoding 40S ribosomal protein eS6 — MKLNISYPANGTQKCVEIDDEHKLRVFYEKRMGQEVEGDSVGDEFKGYIFKITGGNDKQGFPMKQGVMHPTRVRLLLAKGHSCYRPRRTGERKRKSVRGCIVAQDLSVLALSIVKQGDADIEGLTDTTVPKRLGPKRANHIRKFFGLTKEDDVRDYVVRREVVKGDKTYTKAPKIQRLVTPQTLQRKRALKAQKVKNAQHQRDAAAEYAQLLAKRLHERKEEKVQIKKKRAESVKN, encoded by the exons ATGAAG TTAAACATTTCTTATCCAGCCAACGGTACTCAAAAATGTGTCGAGATTGACGATGAGCACAAACTCAGAGTCTTTTACGAAAAAAGAATGGGCCAAGAAGTCGAAGGTGACTCTGTAGGTGACGAATTCAAAGGCtacatcttcaaaatcaccgGAGGCAACGATAAACAAGGTTTCCCCATGAAACAAGGTGTCATGCACCCCACCAGAGTCAGACTCTTGTTGGCCAAGGGCCACTCCTGCTAtagaccaagaagaactGGTGAGcgtaaaagaaaatcagTTCGTGGCTGCATTGTTGCTCAAGACTTGTCCGTATTGGCCTTGTCCATCGTCAAGCAAGGTGACGCTGACATTGAAGGTTTAACCGACACCACCGTCCCCAAGAGATTGGGTCCAAAGAGAGCTAACCACATTAGAAAATTCTTTGGTTTGACCAAAGAGGATGACGTTAGAGACTATGTCGTTAGAAGAGAAGTCGTCAAGGGCGACAAGACATACACCAAGGCCCCCAAGATTCAAAGATTGGTGACTCCTCAAACTTTGCAGAGAAAGAGAGCTCTCAAGGCCCAAAAGGTCAAGAATGCTCAACACCAAAgagatgctgctgctgagtATGCTCAattgttggccaagagATTGCATGAgagaaaggaagaaaaagtccaaatcaagaagaagagagcTGAATCCGTCAAGAACTAA